Proteins co-encoded in one Anopheles moucheti chromosome X, idAnoMoucSN_F20_07, whole genome shotgun sequence genomic window:
- the LOC128306615 gene encoding pupal cuticle protein, producing MKAFVLGSAVLLLASATASASYLGVALSSQYQAHDGIGGYAYGYAEPNSQKHETKDAHGVTHGGYSYVDANGHVQSVKYTADPIHGFQVSGTNLPQGPAPHAVPVPAWNAYAYAPVVLGHNGAPIETPEVQAAKAAHFAAHAAAKARLHKRSLYPSWTYAAAAPVVLGHNGVPLDTPEVAHAKVEHAAAHAKALGYAHPQAGPVADTPEVAHAKAAHAAAHVAARANHHAVAPVTVAHTHAVHAAHVSHAAHYPQHIPVIKNGVPVETPEVQHAKAAHFAAVAKAQGYAPAHAHSYYPQHIPVIHNGVPVETPEVQHAKAAHYVAIAEASARAGSGAWAPAGHEDDGSYDGRWDNHY from the exons ATGAAGGCATTC GTGCTGGGATCTGCTGTACTGCTGCTGGCTTCGGCCACGGCTTCCGCCTCCTACCTCGGTGTGGCGCTGTCGTCGCAGTACCAGGCGCATGACGGTATCGGTGGGTACGCGTACGGTTACGCCGAACCGAACTCGCAGAAGCACGAAACGAAGGATGCGCACGGTGTTACGCACGGTGGCTACTCGTACGTCGATGCGAACGGGCATGTGCAGAGCGTGAAGTACACGGCCGACCCGATCCACGGCTTCCAGGTGTCCGGTACGAACCTGCCGCAGGGTCCGGCACCGCATGCCGTCCCGGTGCCGGCCTGGAACGCGTACGCGTACGCCCCGGTCGTGCTCGGCCACAATGGTGCCCCGATCGAGACGCCGGAAGTGCAGGCCGCCAAGGCTGCACACTTTGCCGCCCATGCCGCCGCTAAGGCCCGCCTGCACAAGCGCTCGCTGTACCCATCGTGGACGTATGCCGCCGCCGCCCCGGTAGTCCTCGGACACAACGGAGTCCCGCTCGATACGCCCGAAGTTGCGCACGCCAAGGTGGAACACGCTGCCGCACATGCGAAGGCCCTCGGATATGCGCACCCGCAGGCCGGTCCGGTCGCGGACACGCCGGAAGTCGCCCACGCTAAGGCTGCCCACGCTGCCGCCCACGTTGCTGCCCGCGCCAACCATCATGCCGTCGCCCCGGTGACCGTGGCCCACACGCACGCCGTCCATGCCGCGCACGTCAGCCATGCCGCACACTACCCGCAGCACATCCCGGTGATCAAGAACGGAGTGCCGGTCGAAACGCCGGAAGTCCAGCATGCCAAGGCCGCACACTTTGCCGCGGTCGCGAAGGCCCAGGGATATGCGCCGGCCCATGCCCACTCGTACTACCCGCAGCACATCCCGGTCATCCACAACGGTGTGCCGGTGGAGACGCCCGAGGTGCAGCACGCCAAGGCCGCACACTATGTCGCCATCGCGGAGGCTAGCGCACGCGCCGGTTCCGGTGCCTGGGCCCCGGCCGGCCACGAGGACGACGGTAGCTACGATGGCCGATGGGACAACCACTACTAG
- the LOC128306608 gene encoding octopamine receptor Oamb-like, giving the protein MGNRFDDNRLTLRIHRGRGSTSAPLHESPHSNGSTHSTTTSIGSASPERLSRYSTRGKLATHGAGSHPTAHHEKIKISVSYPSTENVAQSCHAETGAASTSSMGGAAGSTTGAAGGTKLLYAVHYSSANGRDSNASQIFRRPSKEQQMSSVLGGSTQYLTVSEQQQQQQQQQQHRERGSSFLSPRASKRMGKRNIKAQVKRFRMETKAAKTLAIIVGLFVLCWLPFFTMYLVRPFCDDCINELLFSIVFWIGYCNSAINPMIYALFSKDFRFAFKRIICRCFCSGGRFPGAVGSRRGSDMSQMRAHGGRTPSISPSAAAQSLCDDSDPVGGDLSDSR; this is encoded by the coding sequence ATGGGCAATCGCTTCGACGACAATCGGCTCACGCTGCGGATACATCGGGGCCGCGGTTCGACAAGCGCACCGTTACACGAATCACCGCACAGCAACGGCAGCACGCACAGTACCACGACCAGCATCGGTAGCGCGTCCCCGGAGCGACTGTCCCGCTATTCGACCCGGGGCAAACTGGCCACCCACGGAGCCGGGTCCCACCCAACCGCCCACCACGAAAAGATTAAGATCTCCGTCTCGTACCCGTCGACGGAGAACGTGGCCCAAAGCTGCCATGCCGAGACGGGCGCGGCCTCAACCTCATCGATGGGTGGTGCGGCGGGTTCCACGACGGGGGCGGCTGGCGGCACGAAGCTGCTGTACGCCGTTCACTACTCGTCAGCGAACGGGCGGGACAGCAATGCGTCCCAGATCTTCCGCCGGCCGTCCAAGGAGCAGCAGATGAGCAGCGTGCTTGGCGGCTCGACCCAGTACCTAACCGTgtccgagcagcagcagcagcagcagcagcaacagcagcaccgcGAACGGGGCAGCAGCTTCCTATCGCCCCGTGCCAGCAAACGGATGGGCAAGCGCAACATCAAGGCGCAGGTGAAGCGCTTCCGGATGGAGACGAAGGCGGCCAAAACGCTCGCCATCATCGTCGGGCTGTTCGTCCTGTGCTGGTTGCCGTTCTTCACCATGTATCTGGTGCGGCCGTTCTGTGACGACTGCATCAACGAGCTGCTGTTCTCGATCGTCTTCTGGATCGGCTACTGCAACTCCGCGATCAACCCGATGATCTATGCGCTCTTCTCCAAGGACTTCCGGTTCGCGTTCAAGCGCATCATCTGCCGCTGCTTCTGCTCGGGCGGCCGGTTTCCGGGTGCGGTCGGTAGCCGCCGCGGCTCGGACATGTCGCAGATGCGGGCCCACGGTGGCCGGACGCCGAGCATCTCGCCTAGCGCGGCCGCCCAGTCGCTGTGCGACGATAGCGACCCGGTCGGGGGCGATCTGTCCGACTCCAGATGA
- the LOC128307296 gene encoding glucose transport protein-like, producing MTREFGKVQPQNSSRNIISNQSSSNSSLDSSHAAKMRKPLLDEKWTSILYTLVAALTYVTAGTMVGWSSGTFRRSVSSSSEHVPLPLLDNWSISLAATPAIVITVTACVVHRCYRWIGTKAFLLTASLLAIGSSALEAYGFTYWSASAARILAGISAGIAFTLVPSYVDEFGGATRLNAQNRPPLDEILAAALPLGVLLRFGADLLPQPADPLWNALRWGALPGLAFVGLLFLPESARFLCVSGRVSQAAIILQRTHEPTTQPGLQECLARWQQPGPGLVEAINRQANLTLLLPLLALFAFQAFVGALPMLFYLTDLLELAGQQQLPEQSSAMLVAIFTVTVALSRCLNRSQLQQRPLLVLSALLITAGALALGWHCHERRTRNLDLTETSTEWPLYCFGLMYAAYAFGFHRLPGALLTAEAADENLFALRTLATAICWGSVYLAVRLLPVLLSTIGLGWVLWNIALIALSAAGLVLLCLPGQDDYAHKALPGIGTNSMTSSVCSSGSNSPAASSCWPCSNTTSTPDAIVPEMFKPSENLTEQVVTGPELV from the exons ATGACACGCGAGTTTGGTAAGGTACAGCCTCAGAACTCTTCCCGCAACATCATCAGCAATCAAAGCAGCAGTAACAGTAGCCTCGATAGCAGTCACGCAGCGAAAATGCGCAAACCACTGCTGGACGAAAAATGGACATCCATTCTATACACCTTGGTCG CGGCACTCACGTACGTCACGGCTGGCACAATGGTGGGCTGGAGTAGTGGCACCTTCCGCCGTTCCGTCTCATCCTCTTCGGAACACGTTCCGCTACCATTGCTAGACAACTGGAGCATTTCGCTAGCCGCCACACCAGCCATCGTAATCACCGTGACCGCCTGCGTTGTCCATCGCTGCTACCGCTGGATCGGTACGAAAGCCTTCCTGTTGACGGCGTCCCTGTTGGCGATCGGTTCGAGTGCACTGGAAGCATACGGTTTTACCTACTGGAGTGCTAGTGCGGCCCGTATCTTGGCCGGGATATCGGCAGGTATTGCGTTCACGCTCGTACCGTCGTACGTCGACGAGTTCGGTGGGGCGACTCGTCTTAATGCGCAAAACCGACCCCCACTGGATGAGATACTAGCGGCTGCCTTACCGTTGGGTGTGTTACTTCGCTTCGGTGCTG ATCTACTTCCACAGCCTGCCGACCCGCTGTGGAACGCGCTTCGTTGGGGTGCCCTGCCCGGACTCGCCTTTGTGGGACTGCTGTTCCTGCCCGAATCCGCGCGATTCCTCTGCGTGAGTGGACGTGTATCGCAGGCCGCTATTATCCTGCAACGCACGCATGAGCCCACCACACAGCCCGGTCTGCAGGAGTGTCTCGCACGCTGGCAACAACCCGGCCCGGGACTGGTCGAAGCTATCAATCGTCAGGCGAACCttacgctgctgctgccactgctCGCGCTTTTCGCATTTCAAGCGTTTGTCGGCGCACTGCCGATGCTGTTCTATCTGACGGATCTACTCGAGCTGGCCGGCCAGCAGCAGTTACCGGAGCAGAGCTCCGCCATGCTGGTGGCGATCTTCACCGTCACGGTAGCGCTCAGTCGCTGCCTCAACCGCAGCCAGCTTCAGCAGCGCCCGTTGCTGGTGCTCAGTGCGCTGTTGATCACAGCGGGGGCACTCGCCCTAGGTTGGCACTGTCACGAGCGGCGCACCCGCAACCTCGACCTCACCGAGACGAGCACCGAGTGGCCGTTGTACTGCTTTGGGCTCATGTACGCCGCGTACGCGTTCGGGTTCCACCGATTGCCCGGGGCGTTGCTCACGGCCGAGGCGGCCGATGAGAACCTGTTCGCGTTGCGAACTCTCGCCACCGCCATCTGCTGGGGTTCGGTGTATCTCGCCGTACGGCTGCTTCCCGTCCTGCTGAGCACGATCGGGCTTGGCTGGGTGCTCTGGAACATAGCGCTGATAGCGCTGTCCGCCGCCGGTCTGGTGCTACTCTGCCTGCCCGGTCAGGACGATTACGCACACAAGGCGCTGCCAGGCATTGGCACCAACTCGATGACTTCCTCGGTGTGCTCATCCGGTTCTAACTCACCCGCCGCATCCAGCTGTTGGCCATGCTCCAACACAACCTCAACCCCGGATGCAATCGTGCCGGAGATGTTCAAGCCCAGCGAGAACCTTACGGAGCAGGTAGTCACAGGACCGGAACTGGTTTGA